The following are encoded in a window of Balaenoptera ricei isolate mBalRic1 chromosome 1, mBalRic1.hap2, whole genome shotgun sequence genomic DNA:
- the SELL gene encoding L-selectin has translation MIFPWKCQSAQRGLWNVFELWACTVLCCDFFAHHGTDCWTYHYSKRPMTWEKARMFCRKNYTDLVAIQNKGEIEYLNKTLPFSPKYYWIGIRKVGGAWTWVGTNKSLTEEAENWGDGEPNNKKSKEDCVEIYIKREKDAGKWNDDACHKAKTALCYTASCQPWSCSGHGQCMEIINNYTCNCDLGYYGPQCQFVTQCEPLEAPELGAMDCIHPLRNFSFTSQCAFNCFEGTDIVGIEETTCGPFGNWSSPKPTCRVIQCEPLTAPDFGTMDCSHPLVDFGFTSLCTFSCSEGAELIGEKKTICGSSGNWSSPSPICQKVDRNFSIIKESDYNPLFIPVAVMVTTFSGLAFIIWLARRLKKGKKSRRSMDEPY, from the exons ATG ATATTTCCATGGAAATGTCAGAGTGCTCAGAGGGGCTTATGGAATGTTTTTGAGCTGTGGGCCTGCACTGTGCTCTGTTGTG ATTTCTTTGCACATCATGGAACCGATTGCTGGACTTACCATTATTCTAAGAGACCCATGACCTGGGAGAAGGCTAGAATGTTCTGCAGAAAAAATTACACGGATTTAGTTGCCATACAAAACAAGGGGGAGATTGAGTACCTGAACAAGACGCTTCCCTTCAGTCCTAAATACTACTGGATAGGAATCCGGAAGGTAGGAGGGGCATGGACTTGGGTAGGGACCAACAAATCTCTCACCGAAGAAGCGGAGAACTGGGGCGACGGGGAGCCCAATAACAAGAAGAGTAAAGAAGACTGTGTGGAGATCTACATCAAGAGGGAAAAAGATGCAGGGAAATGGAATGACGACGCCTGCCACAAAGCAAAGACAGCCCTCTGCTACACAG CTTCTTGTCAACCCTGGTCATGCAGCGGCCATGGACAATGTATGGAAATCATCAATAATTACACCTGCAACTGTGATTTGGGGTACTATGGGCCCCAGTGTCAGTTCG TGACTCAGTGTGAGCCTTTGGAGGCCCCAGAGCTGGGTGCCATGGACTGTATTCACCCTTTGAGAAACTTCAGCTTCACATCACAGTGTGCCTTCAACTGCTTTGAGGGAACAGACATAGTTGGGATTGAAGAAACCACTTGTGGACCATTTGGAAACTGGTCATCTCCAAAGCCAACATGTCGAG TGATTCAGTGTGAGCCTCTAACAGCACCCGATTTTGGAACCATGGACTGTAGTCACCCCCTGGTCGACTTCGGCTTTACCTCCCTGTGTACCTTCAGCTGCTCAGAAGGAGCTGAGTTAATTGGGGAAAAGAAAACTATTTGTGGATCATCTGGAAATTGGTCCAGTCCTAGTCCAATATGTCAAA AAGTGGACAGGAATTTCTCAATAATCAAGGAGAGTGACTATAACCCCCTCTTCATTCCGGTGGCAGTCATGGTTACCACATTCTCTGGGTTGGCATTTATCATTTGGCTggcaaggagattaaaaaaag gCAAAAAGTCTCGGAGAAG CATGGATGAGCCGTATTAA